CGCGTTCGCGTCGCCGCACATGGACGACGACTCGTACTACGCCGTGGGCTACATCGACGAGGTCGAGTACACGAACGTCGACTACGACGAGGGCGAAGAGGGCGACGTCGCCGACCAGTTCGGCCTCATCAACTTCGGCAACGACTCCGACCTCCTCAGCAACATCAACATCTGCGAGACCGAGGTCAACGTCATCGCGATCCCGATCCTGGCGCAGAACGACGAGAGCACCTGCATCACGACGGACAACGACGACAACGACGGCAACGACGCGGGCAACTCGCACGACAACGACTGATCCAGTCGCAGTCCGTCAAGGGCGGCGCTCCCCGGTCCGGGGTGCGCCGCCCTCGGCGTTGTGGGGCTCGCGGCGTCAGGCTCGCCGTGTCGGGGCTCGCCGTGTCGGGGCTCGCGGCGTCAGGAGCCGAAGCGGCGGTGCCGGATGGCGTAGTCGCGCAGGGCGCGCAGGAAGTCGGTGCGGCGGAACTCGGGCCAGTACGCCTCGCAGAACCAGAACTCGGAGTGCGCGGACTGCCACAGCATGAACCCGGACAGCCGCTGCTCCCCCGACGTGCGGATGAGCAGGTCCGGGTCGGGCTGGCCGGACGTGTAGAGGTGTTCGGCGATGTGGTCGACGTCCAGGACCTCGGCCAGCTCCTCGATCGTGCCCCCGGCCTCGGCGTGCTTCTGCAGCAGCTTGCGCACCGCGTCCGCGATCTCCTGCCGGCCGCCGTAGCCGACCGCGACGTTGACCTCCAGGCCGGTGCGGCCCTTGGTGCGCAGCGCCGCCGCGGACAACCGGGCGGCGGTCTCGGTGGGCAGCAGGTCGAGCGCGCCGACGTGCCGGACGCGCCACGGGTTACCGGGTTCGGCCAGCTCGTCCACGATGTCGGCGATGATGTCGAGCAGCGGACCCAGCTCCTCGGCCGGCCGGTCCAGGTTGTCGGTGGACAGCAGCCACAGCGTGACGACCTCGACCTCGGCCTCGCGGCACCAGGTCAGCAGTTCGAGGATCTTGCGCGCGCCGGCGCGGTGACCGTGCGCGACGTCCGCGAAGCCCGCCTCCTTGGCCCACCGGCGGTTGCCGTCCAGCACCACGCCGACGTGGCGTGGTCGTTGCCTGCCGTCGAGCCACCGGTTCAGCCGGTACTCGTAGACCGGCAGGAGGAGCTTGTCCTTGATGCGCTCGCGAAGACCCACGCTGGAAGAGCGTACGCCGGGTGGGGGCGGTCACGCTGACACGTGCTGCCCCGGCCACCTACGCTCCCGTAACCTCAGCGGGGTGACCACGTCGACTCATCCCCAGCCGCCCGAGCCCGCCCTGCGGCCTCGCCTGCGGGGTTGGCTGCACCTCTGGTCGTTCGTCGTGTCGGTCGGGACCGGCGCGGTGCTGATCGCCCTGGCCGCCGCCACCGTGTCCGCGAAGGCCGCGCTGGCCACGTCCGTGTACGGGGCGACGGTGCTCGGCCTGT
This genomic window from Saccharothrix sp. HUAS TT1 contains:
- a CDS encoding isoprenyl transferase translates to MGLRERIKDKLLLPVYEYRLNRWLDGRQRPRHVGVVLDGNRRWAKEAGFADVAHGHRAGARKILELLTWCREAEVEVVTLWLLSTDNLDRPAEELGPLLDIIADIVDELAEPGNPWRVRHVGALDLLPTETAARLSAAALRTKGRTGLEVNVAVGYGGRQEIADAVRKLLQKHAEAGGTIEELAEVLDVDHIAEHLYTSGQPDPDLLIRTSGEQRLSGFMLWQSAHSEFWFCEAYWPEFRRTDFLRALRDYAIRHRRFGS